The Hippea jasoniae genome includes a window with the following:
- the thyX gene encoding FAD-dependent thymidylate synthase: MKVSLLNFTQDPDMTAAISARNCYSSTPPRKLNDDEIKRILRQVIGSGHLSVIEHVSFTFLVEGISRVATHQLVRHRLASYSQQSHRYTKIKQESFVIPPSINDNEEAKKLFNEVVEKSLEVYEKLIAMGIKKEDARFVIPQAVSSNIVITMNARELLHFFTLRCCVRAQWEIRALAIEMLKLAKSKAPVIFEKAGPACIKGRCPEKQPCDNIPQIREFFKNL, from the coding sequence ATGAAAGTGAGTTTGCTTAATTTTACTCAAGACCCAGACATGACAGCGGCGATTTCTGCCCGCAATTGCTATTCATCAACACCACCAAGAAAGCTAAACGATGATGAAATAAAAAGAATCTTAAGACAGGTGATTGGCTCTGGTCATCTGTCGGTTATAGAGCATGTGAGTTTTACATTTCTTGTTGAGGGCATAAGCAGGGTTGCCACGCATCAGCTTGTAAGACACAGACTTGCAAGCTACTCCCAGCAAAGCCATAGATACACAAAAATCAAGCAGGAGAGTTTTGTTATACCGCCCTCTATTAATGATAATGAAGAGGCAAAAAAATTATTCAACGAAGTTGTTGAAAAAAGTCTTGAGGTTTATGAGAAACTGATAGCAATGGGCATAAAAAAGGAGGATGCGCGTTTTGTTATCCCGCAGGCTGTATCATCAAATATCGTTATTACGATGAATGCAAGAGAGCTTTTGCATTTTTTTACTTTGAGGTGTTGCGTCAGGGCGCAATGGGAGATCAGAGCTCTTGCTATAGAGATGTTAAAACTTGCTAAAAGCAAAGCACCTGTGATATTTGAAAAAGCAGGACCAGCCTGCATAAAGGGTAGATGCCCCGAAAAACAACCCTGTGATAACATACCCCAGATCAGGGAGTTTTTTAAAAACCTATGA